In Amaranthus tricolor cultivar Red isolate AtriRed21 chromosome 3, ASM2621246v1, whole genome shotgun sequence, a single window of DNA contains:
- the LOC130807490 gene encoding adenylate isopentenyltransferase-like yields MRFTLPYKYFCIITSPFSILASIKPPSTTPCQIIFITGNRMYCRQRCPQDKVVAICGATGAGKSRLSIDIATRIPSEIVNSDKIQVNKGLNITTNKISIEERRGVPHHLLGEIDSALYGELTPFQYRLLASKVISNIISRGKLPLIVGGSNSLIYALLSNRFNPDSDIFSGKDSVCSELKYRCCFIWIDVSLPVLNQYLVKRVDDMLDSGMLDELAEFYKSEINTMKVNCGLTRAIGVPEFERYFRYGCKEGNDSVREGLYDEAVRNIKDNTCQLAKTQIEKIQRLQNGGWCLNRIDGTDSFRAVLEGSKSWSDIWQKQVIEPSMKIVNSFLNE; encoded by the coding sequence ATGAGGTTTACCTTACCCTACAAATATTTCTGTATTATAACATCTCCCTTCTCTATTTTAGCATCCATTAAACCCCCTTCAACAACACCATGTCAAATAATCTTCATCACTGGAAACCGAATGTACTGCCGCCAACGATGTCCCCAAGATAAAGTAGTCGCCATTTGTGGTGCTACTGGTGCTGGGAAATCTCGACTTTCTATCGATATAGCGACCCGTATTCCTTCCGAAATCGTTAACTCCGATAAGATTCAGGTAAACAAAGGTTTAAACATTACAACCAATAAAATCTCCATCGAAGAGCGGCGCGGTGTTCCTCACCATTTACTCGGTGAGATTGACTCGGCGCTTTACGGTGAGTTGACTCCGTTTCAGTATCGTCTTCTTGCTTCTAAAGTTATTTCCAATATTATTTCCCGCGGAAAACTTCCATTAATAGTAGGTGGTTCAAACTCGTTAATTTACGCTCTTTTATCAAACCGGTTCAACCCGGATTCGGATATATTTTCCGGGAAAGACTCGGTTTGTTCAGAGTTAAAATACAGATGTTGTTTCATATGGATCGATGTTTCTCTTCCTGTGTTAAACCAGTATTTAGTGAAGCGAGTTGATGATATGCTTGACTCGGGAATGTTGGACGAGTTGGCCGAGTTTTATAAATCAGAAATCAATACAATGAAGGTAAACTGTGGATTAACCAGGGCGATTGGGGTACCTGAATTTGAGCGGTACTTTAGGTACGGTTGTAAGGAAGGGAATGATTCAGTGCGGGAAGGACTATATGATGAAGCGGTGAGGAATATCAAGGACAATACGTGTCAATTAGCTAAAACACAGATTGAAAAAATCCAACGGCTTCAAAATGGAGGGTGGTGTCTTAATAGAATAGACGGTACAGATTCATTTAGAGCAGTTTTGGAAGGATCAAAGAGTTGGTCTGATATTTGGCAAAAACAGGTAATTGAACCAAGCATGAAGATTGTGAACAGTTTCTTGAATGAGTAG